The Nitrospirota bacterium genome contains the following window.
AGTCCTGCTGTATAGTCAATGGTAGTGCCATAGAGATAAAGGGCACTCTTCATATCAATAATAACCTTTATGCCTTCCACTTCATAAGATTGGTCATCTGATTTGACCTCATTGTCGAAATTCAGCACGTAAGTAAAACCGGCACACCCGCCGCCTGTAACCCCGACACGCAGTCCGGCACCGGCAATATTATTGGTCTCCATAAGTTTCTTTACTTCTTTGATTGCATTCTCAGTTAAAGTAACCGGATGACTTGTGGTTGTCTCCATTTTATTTTCCTCCATATTTAATATTATCCGCCGTTTGTCCTTTGCTTATAATCTTCAATGGCCGCCTTAATAGCATCTTCTGCAAGCACAGAGCAGTGAATCTTTACAGGAGGCAGATGGAGTGTCTCAACTATTTCCGTATTCTTAATAGTTAACGCCTCATCTATAGTCTTCCCTTTAACCCACTCTGTTGCCAGACTTGAGCTTGCTATGGCACTGCCACAGCCGAATGTCTTGAATTTAGCATCTACAATAACCCCATTATCAATCTTTAACTGGAGCTTCATAACATCACCACACTCCGGCGCACCTACAATACCGGTACCGACGTCCTTCTCATCTTTTTTAAAACTCCCCACATTTTTGGGGTTATTAAAGTGTTCTACTACTTCGTCACTGTATGACATTTTAGACACCTCCCATTATGTATTTTGCTAATCCTTTTTCCATGCCACATCTTTAAGATTCACGCCTTCCTTCACCATCTCATATAAAGGAGACATTTCACGCAAACGGTTTACTGTCTCGATTACCCTCTTGATTACATAATCAACCTCTTCTTCAGTATTAAATCTGCCGAGCCCGAATCTTATTGATGAATGAGCCAGCTCAGCGTTTATCCCTAAAGCTGAAAGTACATAAGAAGGTTCAAGTGTTGCAGAGGTACATGCTGAACCGGATGACAGTGCAATCTCTTTAAGCCCCATCAGCATTGACTCACCCTCTACATAAGCAAAACTTAGGTTCAGATTACCCGCCATCCTCTTTGTCGGATGGCCGTTAAGATAAACCTCCTCAAGAGATCCGGTGATGCCTCTGTACAACCGCTCTCTCAGTTTAACAAGACGCACAGATTCCTCAGGCATCTCATCCTCTGCAACCTCACATGCCTTGCCGAATCCTACTATACCCGGGACA
Protein-coding sequences here:
- a CDS encoding iron-sulfur cluster assembly accessory protein encodes the protein METTTSHPVTLTENAIKEVKKLMETNNIAGAGLRVGVTGGGCAGFTYVLNFDNEVKSDDQSYEVEGIKVIIDMKSALYLYGTTIDYTAGLTGGGFKFINPQAKDSCGCGSSFTA
- the iscU gene encoding Fe-S cluster assembly scaffold IscU, which gives rise to MSYSDEVVEHFNNPKNVGSFKKDEKDVGTGIVGAPECGDVMKLQLKIDNGVIVDAKFKTFGCGSAIASSSLATEWVKGKTIDEALTIKNTEIVETLHLPPVKIHCSVLAEDAIKAAIEDYKQRTNGG